In Bacillus weihaiensis, the genomic stretch CATATCGTTGTATCTCTGACTATGTTCATCCGAAGAAAGATGGAGAATTTGACTATGTCGCTATGTTTGCAGTAACAGCTGGAAGTCAAATTAGAGAGCTTGCAAGAAGCTTTAAAGACCAGGGAGATTACTTAAAAAGTCATGCTGTTCAAGCTTTAGCGTTGGAATTAGCAGAAGGTCTAGCAGAGCGCACGCATCAGCTTGTACGTGATCGTTGGGGATTCCCAGATGCCCCTGATTTTACAATGGATCAGCGCTTTTCAGCCAAATACCAAGGTCAACGATTCTCTTTTGGTTATCCTGCATGTCCTGATTTGGAGGATCAAGAAAAACTATTCAAGCTAATTAAACCAGAGGATATCGGCATTCAACTAACAGAAGGGTTTATGATGGAACCTGAAGCATCTGTAACCGCGATCGTCGTCTCCCACCCAGATGCAAAATACTTTAACGTGATGTAGATCTTTTGTTATTAATAGAAAATAAAAACACTGGCACAAATAATGACTTATCGCCCTAACCAGGTAAAAATAGAAGAAGGCCAATCCATCATCATGTGGATTGGCCTTCTATTATTAAAATGGAGTAAGTATTCACTACTTACCTACTTTTAGTAGCTACCTTTAAACCCTTACTAGACCACGAAATCCCCTTGCAGCATAATAAGAATCTGCTCCGTTATGATAAACAAATACATGTCCATATCTTAAATCACAAAAAAGAGCACCACCACGGGCTCTAATGTCATCCGGAGTTTTCACCCAGCTCGACGTTTTCTTGTCAAAGCTTTCTAGCTTTTGCAGCTCTCGATATTGTTCTTCTGTCAATAATTCAATCCCCATGGCAACAGTCATATCAATGGCACTAGTTTCTGGTTTATGTTTTTTACGGGATTCTAACGCTTCACGGTCATAGCATACACTTCTTCGACCTTTTGGACTTTCAGGTGAACAATCAATGAAAAGATATTCCTCACTTTTTCGATCATAGCCGACAACATCAGGCTCCCCTTCTGTTTTTTCCATTTCATGTAACGACCAAAGCTTTTTAGGCATAGCAAGTAGCCTTTCTTGGACATTCTCCCATTTTAAGTCTTTATGACGATGCATATTTTTCTCAAAACGTGCACTTAACACAGATAACAGCTCGTCCATTTCTTCCTTTGCCAGCTCCATTGATTGATTATAAGTCATGATCCTTCCTCCTCATTTCTATTTCATTCATTACACTGATTAATCTTTCTGTTCCTTTTTATAACGCAGCTTTTCTATCTCCGATTTTTCAAAATTGACCACTGTAAGTCCAATACGAATTAATACCATCAGCATTACCCCTGTGCCAACAACAAGATAAATCATCGTAAACCATTTCCCTAAATCTGTGAGTGGAAGTAAGCCTGAGCTTACACTTGTTGGAATTAAGCTAATGAAAGCAAAATAAAATGAATCAAGTAACGACCATCCTTCAATACCATTATAAAATAAGGTTCCTGATAATAAGATGAGGAACAATGTAGCAAGCAATGACCGAAACAGAGGTTCCTTGATTAAGGTGAAAACAGCCTTTATTAATCTCTTTAACGTTAATAGAAATGAAATCATGTAACTTCTCCCTATAGACAATTTCTATAATTTTACTCCATCTATTATATCATGAATACATTTTACTCCACATGTAAGCATGACACTCACTTCATATATTTCACCCCCATTTTGGTCACCACAGCTAACTTTGTCCTACCATCAACCTATCGTTTAGTCCTTTCCACCCAATTATCCTATTAATCGTTTTACCTCCTACCTCTTTGGGAAAAGGACAAGCAAGGAACATAGTTTTTCAACCAATTTCACATAATAAAGAACAGGTTCATCACTTAAGGAGGAATGTACTTTGAGTAATAATCAAAAACATCAAACAATGCCTGCACAGCATCAAGATGTGCAACCCGGACATGAAGATGAAATGAATCCAAAGCCTACTTTCGATGATTCAAGCTATACAGGCAGCGGAAAATTAAAAGATAAAGTAGTAATCATTACAGGTGGAGATAGTGGAATCGGACGAGCGGTTTCCGTGTTTTACGCTAAGGAAGGCGCACATGTGGCTATATCATATTTAAATGAACATGAAGATGCTGAGGAAACAAAGAAGCAAGTTGAAGCGTTAGGACAAAAATGCTTACTACTCCCAGGAGATATTGGCGATGAGGCTTTCTGTAACCAACTTGTAGACAAAACGATTGATACCTTTGGAAAGCTTGATATTTTAGTCAATAATGCTGCTGAGCAACACCCTCAAAAAGGTATTGAAGATATTACGAGTGAGCAGCTCGAACGTACTTTCAAAACAAATATCTTTTCGTTCTTTTACTTAACTAAGGCAGCCCTTCCTCATTTAAAACAAGGGAGCGCCATTGTGAATACATCTTCTGTTACAGCCTATGCAGGAAACGAGCAGCTGATTGATTACTCGTCAACAAAGGGTGCGATTACGAGCTTTACCCGCTCACTTGCATTATCCTTAGCAGGTAAAGGAATTCGTGTAAATGCTGTGGCACCAGGTCCAATTTGGACACCACTTATTCCGTCGACCTTCCCAGCAGACCAGGTTGCATCATTCGGGGCCAATACACCAATGAAACGCCCTGGTCAGCCTGAGGAGCTAGCACCAGCATACGTATACTTAGCAAGTGACGATTCTTCCTACATGACTGGTCAGGTCCTACATGTTAATGGTGGGAAGATTGTGAACGGCTAAAGAGAATAGCACATTTACATTTAAAAGGCATAGACGGTGAATCTGTCGTCTATGCCTTATTCTAGCGCCTTACTTAAAAGAGAGGGTGAAATGCGAGCTATTTTCGCTTTTCGACCATTTATTTTCGAATTTGAGCATTTTATTTTCGCTTTTGGCGTTTTTATTTTCGATTTCTAGCATTTATTAACGAAAATCATGACTTTATTCACTTTTCGACAAAAACCGACAGATTCACACCCCCACCGACTCTCGAGTTAGCCCACTTTCTTCCCTTTTCTCCTAGCCAAGATTAAAAATCCTATAAATAACGTAGGGACAAGGATAAACACACTTAATAAAGGAATATTGAAGCCTGTATTTTCTTTTATCTCATAGATTTCAGACACTTCACGTTCAAGGATAAATTCATATTCTCCATTCTCCTCTGAGAACGTATCACCTGTTAATAACCCTTGAAGCTTTTTGTCATCCGCTATTTCACTCGCTTGAATTCTCACCTTTTGTGTTTTCGTTGAATTGTTAATTGCAACAAGAATAGATTCTCCTTCAAAAGTACGTTTGAAGATCATCATTCCATCCTGTTCATAAAGGACGTTGAAATCTCCTTTTGATAAAGCCGGTAAATTATTTCTAATCGTCGCAAGCTTACCAATGTATTCAATTAATTCCTCATCTGACTGGAAATTCATTAACGGACGATTTGTTGGAGGCTCGGCCCCATCGACTGCAATTTCAGAGCCATAATAAACAAATGGCGTACCGGGTATTGTGTATAAGAAAGAAAAAGCTAGCTTAAAGCGATTACCTGGATGCTGATTTTGTTCAATTGCATAGCGAGTAAAACGGACGGTTTCATCATTATCAAAATAATTGGTTATCCTATTTGGAGTATGTTGAACAAGATTAATTAATGAATCTTGGGGTTGATCCACATTAGAAAAAGTTTCGGTCCCGATTTTATAGAACGGTTTATTAAGGATTGAATCAAAGCCTGCTTCTAAATAAGCAGCAAGTTTTTTTTCATCGTAAGCTTTGAAAGTACCAACCAAATAAAGCTCTTCTTCCTTTACCTCTTGGAGAACGCTTTCCCAATACGTTGCATCAAATAAGTCTGCATAGTGAAGATAAAAGCCGTCGATATTAGCTTCAACTAACCATTTTTGCGTGAATGCTAGTAGATTGTCTTTTCCTTTATTTGAACTTAGATCAAGTCTTTCTAGATCAAATTCTACCATCACAAGAAGCTCCTGTTTATGCGCTTCGTCAACTAGAGCCTTTAAATCCTCTACTGTTCCATAATGAGAATCAATTCTTTCACCTTCAAAGCCTTCTTCAAAAATAGATGATAAGATAAGGGTTGAGAACCCCATATCCTTTATATACTGGATTTTTTTCGTTAACCCTTCCAAATCACCGCCATGATAGGCTAATGGATCTTCTGGATTGAAATCTTCTCCGTCATTATGTGGATTTCCATTATGAAAACGATCCACTTCTACGTAATACGCCGTTTCCTCTTGCCAGTCTTTTTGATCTTTCGTTTCAGCCTGTACAGCTTGAACAGACAGAAGCAGCATGAATGTTATGAATACAGATACTATTCGTTTACCCATCTTATTATCAATTCCTCCATCTAATCTAAATCACTCTGCCTTTAAGAGTATCGTTTTCTGTTATAAATCGTCAAATCTTTATTATGAAGTTCTCTTACTCTCTCCCCCTTCGTCGATGAATGACTTTTCGATATTCTAAAGGACTTAACCCCTCTAATCGTTTAAATAGCTTCGAAAAATAGGTTGTATCAACAATTCCAACCTCTTGAGATATATAAGAAATTTTACTTTCTGTTGTTGCTAATAATTTTTTTGCTACATTCATACGATGTTTATTTAAATATAAGTTTGGAGTCATGCCAATAATTTTTTGCATGCACCGTGTAATATAATCAGGATGAAAATGAATCGCTTTTGCCAGATCATCCATTTTCATTTCTTCTTTATAGGCAGACTGAATATAAGCAATTGTTTGTTCTACGACTTTTTCAGCAGCCGTAGGAATGTTGCAAGCTTCCTTTTGTAAATGTAATAAAAATTCTTGAAAAAGGAGCTGCTGCCTCAAATGGAAATCCGGTGTTTGTTCATCTATATCCATCAACCCTTCAAAAAGGTTCTCTATATAAACTTGATTTTCAATTTCACCATAAGTAGGCAAGCAAAATCTGTAAAGTGAAGGTTTGACATAATCTCCTTCAGTTACTTTCATATCAGCCCAGTTTTCCAATCCACTCTCCGTTAAGTCATATTCAGTCGGAATAAGAAAATGAAACCAAATATACTCTGTCTTCACCTTACAGCCTTTATGACCATAATGCTCAAAGCCTGGAACCAACATGATGTATTGTCCTTTTCGAATGGAGTATGCTTGTTCATCCTCGGTTAAAAACAGCTCACCTTCTTTTACATAAATTAAATCAAAGACATTAAAAACTCTACGGAAATGCTTATTTCCCTTTTCAAAAATTGCGTAACCACCCTTAATCAAGGTAGGAAAAGGGGGGGCAAAGAATTCAATATAGGACAAAACACATCACCTCTTATGGTCGGATATTTCCAAAAGTTATCGACTTGCTCTCTTTCTATTATAACGTAATCTCTGTAAACTAAGTTGAGATTGTTAACGTTTTTAAAGAGGAGCTGATCTAATGTCGTTAACAAAACAAGATCGTAAAATCACATTATTTGCACTTACTTGGCCTATTTTCATAGAGGTTATGCTACACATGCTTATGGGGAACGCTGATACATTAATGTTAAGTCAATATTCAGATGACTCAGTAGCTGCTGTAGGGGTTTCAAATCAAATCTTATTCCTGCTCATCGTCATGTTTGGATTTATTGCCACAGGCACAACGATTTTAGTTGCTCAATATCTGGGTGCTAACAATTATAAAGATGCAAAAGAAATCTCATCCGTTTCTTTATCAGCTAACCTACTCTTTAGCCTGATTATCAGTGTTGTGATCGTGCTTACGAGTGAAGATATATTGCTTTTGATGAACATACCTCAAGAACTACTACCTGAAGCTACGTTTTACTTACAGGTCGTTGGAGGATTTTCTTTCATTCAAGCTCTCATTATGACAGCTGGAGCCATACTGAAAAGCTACGGCTACACAAAGGATACAATGTATTTAACAATCGGAATGAATCTCTTAAACATTATCGGAAACTATTTCTTTATTTTTGGTCCATTTGGTATTCCAGTTTTAGGGGTACAGGGTGTTGCGATTTCGACCGTCACGTCTCGGATAGTTGGATTAATTGTCATCTTAGTTATATTAAAGCGTCGAGTTCATTTCACCCTCTCATTAAAGAAAATCTTTGCTTTACCAGGTCACCATTTGAAAAACCTCCTACGAATTGGAGTACCAACAGCAGGAGAACAATTCTCCTACAATACTTCTCAAATGATGATTACGGTTTTCATTACTATGCTTGGCACACATGCACTAACTACGAAAATTTATACCCAAAACTTAATGATGCTCATCTTGTTGTTTAGTTTAGCGGTTAGTCAGGGAACTCAAATATTAATTGGCTATTTAATTGGAGCAAAAGAGTACGACGCGGCCTACAAACGTTGTTTATCAAGTCTCTACGCTGGTGTCATAATCTCAACAGTTATGGCTATCATTTTCACACTCTTTTCTAAGCAATTACTAGGTATTTTCACAACAGATGAAAGAATACTTGAAACGGGTGCCATCTTAATTCTATTTACAATTATCCTTGAACCTGGTCGAGCATTTAACATGATTATCATTAGCTCTTTACGTGCCGCAGGAGATATCAAATTCCCAACCTATATGGGCATTTTATCAATGTGGGGTATTAGTGTCCCCATTGCCTATGTTTTAGGAATTCATTTTGAGCTAGGTTTAGTAGGTATTTGGGTTGCCTTTATTGCCGATGAGTGGTTTAGAGGCATTATTATGCTAGCAAGATGGAAATCTCGTATTTGGGAAAGAAAGCAATTTGCAACTAGCAAGCCTTTACCTGCTAGTTAATCTACTTAGGAGAGGCTCAGACAGAAATGCCCGGCACCTTAACGGACAAACTATGTGTACGCACTGATTTATCTAAGTGTATACATTAGATTGTATCAGAGGGTGCCTGGCTCTTTTTTTGTCCAGAAACGTGCCAAACTGCTATTAACAAGAACAATAATCAAGTAAACACCACATAGGTTACTAGTAGTCTAAGCTGTTCTTCATAATTTCCAAATCATCAGCATACATAAATTGTACAAACATTCTCTCATCCCCTATAATCATTGGTAGAAATGGAGGTACGATATGAAGCTTGATGAAAACATTTTTAAACTATTCGTTCTTTGGTATGTCATCGGGGTTGTTTTATTAACCTTTGACCTTATTCCTCCATATCTTGAATGGGCAAATGTTGTTTTCTTAGTACTCGCCGGTACTATTGGAGGAATTTATTTCACTCACACATTTGGCAGAAAGATGGGCTTTTCCATAAGCATATTTGTGATTCTTTTTTCCATTGCCGCAGAGCACCTTGGAGTGGAATATGGTCTCTTATTTGGAGATTATTATTACACGAGTGATTTTGGTCCTCAAATCTTAGGAGTGCCTGTTGCCATCGGCTTTGCTTGGCTGCTTGTCATTGCTGGTACCCACGCTATTACGAAAGTCATAATAGGTGAAACGCGTTTCTTATCTTTTACAATAGTCGCTTCTTTATTAACGGTATTGATTGACTTAATCATTGATCCTGTCGCTTTCGAGGTAAAGCATTATTGGGTCTGGAATGCAGAAAGCTTTTACTATAACGTCCCGATGTCTAACTTTATAGGCTGGTTTGTAGTCGGTTACTTTATCCATTCTGTTATTTATCTAGTAACAATGAAACAACCCATCGTTTACTCAAAATGGCATTCACGAATGGTTCTCGTTTACTTTCTTGTATTAGCTATGTTTGTCTTACTAGCCGCCATTCACACTTTATGGTTAGCGGTCTTATTAACAGGTTCCCTCGCATTACTCACCCTGTTTTTCTATATTCGAAACCGAAATGAGGGAACTCCAGCGTGATGGAAGCAACTAAACGAGCTTGGTTTGAAGCCTTGTTTGACCTTTATAATCATAGATTACTAAAAAAACATTTTCACACAATTTACTTATCTTCATCATCAGCTATCCCTTTACCATCACAAGCTGTTTTTTGTATAAATCATAGCTCTTGGTGGGATGCATTGGTTCTCTTTCACTTAAACCGTCATGTCTTACATAAGGATTTATATGTCATGATGCATGAAAAGGGGATAACAGAGTACCCTTTTTTTAGGAAGCTTGGTGCCTTCTCCGTTAATCGAGCTAAACCAAGAGATATCATTCGCTCCCTATCTTATAGTGGGAAACTACTACAAGAGGGGAAAACTGTCGGTCTATTTCCACAGGGGGATGAGTTTCATTTAGAAAAACGCCCCTTGCAGTTTTTACCAGGAAGTATTTCCTTAATTGAAAAATATAAGCAGATCCCCCTCCTCCCGATCTGTTTTTATTATAGCTTTGGTCATGTAAAAAATCCTGAAGTCTATATCCATATTGGTGAACCTATATACTATGATCAATTACAAGGGAATAAACGAAAAGATAAAAATACTGCTTTAGAAAGAATGTATACGTTACAGCTTGATAAACTTAGAGAATTAGTGATTAACGAAAAAGTCGACTCTTTTCACCCAATACTTTAAGAACGTTAGGAATGGAAAATATGAAAAAAGTTGCCGTTATTGGAGCTGGGCTTGGCGGCTTATCTGCTGCTATCTCATTAGCAACAAAAGGCTATTCTGTTGAACTATTTGAAAAGAACAATCATTGTGGTGGAAAATTAATGCCGTATGAGCTTGGGACACATAAATTTGATTTTGGTCCAAATACCATTACGATGCCAGATGTATTTAAACAGGTTTTTGCACTTGCTTCAGAAAATCCAGATGACTATGTAACCTTTAAAAAACTGAATGTGCATACAAGAAATTCGTTTGCAGACGGTAGCCACTTCGATTTCACGAGCGACCGGTCATTGATGAAAAACCAATTAGTAGAGCTTGATTCTTTCGGAGAAGCACATTATGATTCATTCATTAAAGAAATTACAAGGCTTTACACACTATCAGAAAAGCACTTCTTTTATAAAACGTTTCAATCCTATACAGATTATCTGTCCCCAACGCTAGGGAAGGCTCTTTTACAAGTAAGGCCTTATGAATCTCTTTACCATTTCTTTTCAAGGTATTTCCAGAAGAAAGAAGTACTTGAAGCCTTCTCAAGATATGCTACATACATTGGCTCTTCTCCATATGTAAGTCCAGCAACATTTGCAATGATTGCTTATTTAGAGCTTGTTCAAGGGGTTTATTATATAGAAGGAGGAAATGTCCAGTTAGCTAAAGCCTATGAAAAAGTAGCAAGAAAGTTAGGTATTACTATTCATCTCAATACAAAAGTAACGAAAATGAATGTAACAAATAAAAAAATCACATCACTTGTCCTAAATGATGCAAAAACAGCTGCATTCGATGAGGTGGTGATGAACGCAGATTTGCTAAAAGCATATCCAGAACTAATACATGAAGATAACCGCCCTCACTTTACAAATAAAAAGCGGGACAAGTATCAACCATCGATATCCGCATTTGTAATCCTAGCTGGTTTATCGCATAGAAATAAAGGGCTTCTTCATCATAATGTCTTCTTCTCACGTGATTATGAAAAAGAATTTAATGACCTCTTTCAATCTGGAAGTTATAGCTGGGAGCCAACGATCTATATTAGTAATAGTTCCTATACAGATCAGAGCCAGTCACCTGATGGAGATAATTTATTTATTCTTGTGAATGCACCTGCACTACATCAAGATGGTGAATTAGGGGTAGACCCTGAAGCTTACAAACAGATGATTTATGATCAATTAGAAAAAAGGGGTGTGCAGATACGAGACTTTTTAGTAGAAGAAAAAGTCATTACACCTAAAGATATTGAGGAAAAATTCGGTGCCTATCGTGGAGCCCTCTACGGACTTGCCAGTAACAAAAAAATTGACGCCTTTTTACGACCTAGTAATTTCGCGAAAGATATAGTGAATTTATCATTTGTAGGTGGAAGCACTCATCCAGGAGGCGGATCACCGATGGTTGTTATTAGTGGATTAAATGTGGCACATGCATTGGGTAATCGGTTATGAGAGCCATTTCCTAGGTAGATCAATCAAAAAACAGCAGCTCAATTCTTTCATGAGATGCTGTTTTTGATTTCTAACAATCTCCTATCCTGATATACTCTCTAGGATCATCGATTTTTCTTCATTCGTGACAAACTGTTTCTCAGTAAACACTTGATAGTTCTTTTTGCGGATAATGGTTAAAATTTCACGATATAAGAGCGCTGAAGCTTTTACTGGTGTTCGTGCTGATAACGGATAATAATGCATCGTTTCAAGTGCTTTTAAGTAATATCCTTCTGCCTCTTGGGCCATGTGCTCCCAAAGAGTAATAAACGCTGGGTTAATAACAGCCATCTCTAAATCTCTCACATGATATTGATAACGATCCATTAATTCTTTTGGTAGATACATTCGATCTCGATCTAAATCTTCCCCTACATCTCTTAGTATATTCGTTATTTGCATGCCAAGCCCCAGTGCAATTGCCCCTTCACGAAGTTCATTCACTTTATCCGGAGCCAAAATTGGTAATAGCATTAATCCGACCGAGCTGGCTACATGATATGAATAGGTAACTACCTCATCCATTGAATAGTATTTTGTTTTCACCAAATCCATTCGTTGCCCCTTTATCATATCAAAAAATGCCGCTTCCTCTAATTGATACTTCTTAAAAGCATCTTTCAACGCAATCCACATGAATTCATGAGCATCATGTGGAATACTGCCTTTTAGGAATTTCTTAAAGTTCATTTCAAATTGTTGTAGCTCCACATGAGGGGCATGCCCTTCATCGACAATATCATCGACAATTCGGCAAAATGCATACACAGCCCATACAGCCTGTTTTTTATCTTTTGGCAATAGGGAGAACGCTTTGAAAAACGTTTTTGAGTGTTGCTTAATTACTTGTTCACATTGTAAATAAGCTGTTTCTACATCAAGCATTTTCTCTCCTCCTCTTCTGTATCACGAAGTAAAGTATCGACCATCATCTTAGCGCCTTGCATAACAATCGGAATTCCACCACCAGGATGGATCGATGCACCTACCGCGTATACATTTTCATACTGCGATGGCTTTGCTTGAGGACGAAACACACCAGATTGAAAAAGAATGGGGGCAATCCCAAAGCTTCCTCCTTCAAATAAACCATCTTGCACCGAATCATTCGGAGTTCTAACTTTTTGCCACACAATATGGTCTCTTAAGTTCGGATAGCCTCTTTTTTCTAGCTCCTCGACAATATCCTCAATAAACTCATGTTCCTTCGACCAATCAATATGAGTACCCGATGGTACCGGAACTAATGTATATAAAACTCCTTTTCCTTCTGGTGCTAGACTTGGATCAATGACTGAAGGATGGAATGAGTAAAAGGAAGGATCAGTAGGAACTATTTTCTTTTCGAATATTTCCCTCATATGGTTTTCAAAATCACTACTCATAAAAAATTGATGCACAGGTGTATCCTGATAAATTTTATCTAAGCCAAAATAAAGCATCACACAGCTAGAGGAAGGTGTATATTTCCGTTGTGTATTCTTCTTTTCCTGTAGTAGCTTTTCAATAACCGGAAAATCTCCATTCAAGATAATTGATTCAGCTTCAATCCATTCATCCTTCCCATTAAGTCCTGTCGCTTTAGACCCGGAATAAGTGAGAGAAGTCACTTCAGTATCTAGCCGAACCTGAATGCCACGACGCTCTATTTCTGTTTGTAACACCTCGACTAAGCTTGCATACCCGCCTTTTAGATAATATATTCCATGCTGGTGTTCACTGAATGAGACTAATGAATAAAGTGCTGGCGATTCATAAGGATTACCACCAATATATAATGATTGGAGAGAATAGGCTAATCTCATGTTTTCTTCTTGAAAATAAGCTTTTAAAGATTGATAGACAGTTCGATAGGCTTTTAATTTCATAAGGGTCTTTACGTTATTTTTTGTCCAGAAATCACGTCTTTTAATAAATGTCCTCTTTATAAAAGCATCCATTCCCTTATCAAATCGAACATTCATATCCTTCATAAATCGTAAGAATCCTTGCTTATCTTTAGGATAAAGTCGCTCTATTTCTGCGATTTGCTTTTCTATGTCTGAGTATTTTTCATAGGAAGTTCCATCTTTAAAATGTATAGAATATAAAGGATCAATCTGTATAAGTTCAAAAGCGTCCGAGGGTACCCCTGCTTCTTCGAGAATACTTGTTAACATATGTGGGAGAAGAACAATAGTTGGTCCTTCATCAATCTTATACTCTCCTTCTCTTACAAATGCCAGCCTGCCACCTAATTGATTACTTTTTTCAAGAATCGTCACATCATATCCCTTTTGATTAAGGAGGAGCGCTGATACCAGTCCACCAATGCCTCCACCAACAATTACTGTCTTCATTTAGCATCCCTCCATTCTACTGGCAGCTTAACGGTCGTTGGTTTTGAATGGTGAAGCTTTTCCATAGCCTCAGTTGTAATCCGAGCTGATTCAAGAATGGTTGGAAGACCGCTACCTGGGTGTGTACCTCCACCAACTAACCAACAGTTCTTTAATTCTTCAAATTCATTATGTGGTCTTAGCACCATCATTTGTGTTAACTGATGCCCCAAATTAAAGGTTGCTCCCTCATAGACAAAAAGATCTTCTTCCCAGTTTTTTGGTGTAATCATTTTTTCTACTTGAATATGCTTCTCCAAGTCTTTATACGCTGTTTTTTCTTCAATTGTTTTTATAACTAGATCTCTAAACTCCTGCTTCTGTTCTTCCCAATCAATCTTGCTAAAGTTACTCGGAACTGGAGCAAGGATGTAAAGTGCAGAGTGTCCTTCAGGTGCTAGTGAATCATCGGTTACACTCGCATTTTGAATATAGATGGAAGGATCCTCTGGCATTGTGAAGGTTTTCGTTATTTCCTCTACATTTTGTTTATAATCCTTTGCAAAAACAATTGTGTGATGAGGAAGGTCATATTGTTTATCTAATCCCAAATAAATCATGAAGGTTGAGCAAGAGTATTTCTTCTTCTTCAATCTCTTTTTTGAATATTTCTTAAGCACTCCATCGTCAACAAGTGTATTCATTGCATGGGCAAAATCTCCATTAATAACCACTTCATCAGAAAAGACTTCTTCCCCATTCTCAAGCTTAACCCCTTTGACCTTTTTGCCATCAAGAAGTAATTTCTTCACACCTTTATTTAAATGAATAGTACCACCGAGTTCTTCAAAAGCAGTAGCCATTGCCTTTGATAGTTGATTCACTCCGCCCTTCGGATGAAAGATACCATACTCATGCTCCATGTAAGACAGAATGGAAAAGGCTCCCGGGCATTCCCAAGGTGACATTCCTAAGTATTTGGATTGAAACGTAAACGAAAGCTTTATTCGTTCATCACTGAAATAGCTGGAGAGTACTTCATATAAGCTTTTTGACACGGTCAATTGCGGAATAGCCTTAAGGACTCTCCATCTAA encodes the following:
- a CDS encoding DUF4256 domain-containing protein; the protein is MTYNQSMELAKEEMDELLSVLSARFEKNMHRHKDLKWENVQERLLAMPKKLWSLHEMEKTEGEPDVVGYDRKSEEYLFIDCSPESPKGRRSVCYDREALESRKKHKPETSAIDMTVAMGIELLTEEQYRELQKLESFDKKTSSWVKTPDDIRARGGALFCDLRYGHVFVYHNGADSYYAARGFRGLVRV
- a CDS encoding potassium channel family protein, whose translation is MISFLLTLKRLIKAVFTLIKEPLFRSLLATLFLILLSGTLFYNGIEGWSLLDSFYFAFISLIPTSVSSGLLPLTDLGKWFTMIYLVVGTGVMLMVLIRIGLTVVNFEKSEIEKLRYKKEQKD
- a CDS encoding SDR family oxidoreductase; the protein is MSNNQKHQTMPAQHQDVQPGHEDEMNPKPTFDDSSYTGSGKLKDKVVIITGGDSGIGRAVSVFYAKEGAHVAISYLNEHEDAEETKKQVEALGQKCLLLPGDIGDEAFCNQLVDKTIDTFGKLDILVNNAAEQHPQKGIEDITSEQLERTFKTNIFSFFYLTKAALPHLKQGSAIVNTSSVTAYAGNEQLIDYSSTKGAITSFTRSLALSLAGKGIRVNAVAPGPIWTPLIPSTFPADQVASFGANTPMKRPGQPEELAPAYVYLASDDSSYMTGQVLHVNGGKIVNG
- a CDS encoding alpha-amylase family glycosyl hydrolase encodes the protein MGKRIVSVFITFMLLLSVQAVQAETKDQKDWQEETAYYVEVDRFHNGNPHNDGEDFNPEDPLAYHGGDLEGLTKKIQYIKDMGFSTLILSSIFEEGFEGERIDSHYGTVEDLKALVDEAHKQELLVMVEFDLERLDLSSNKGKDNLLAFTQKWLVEANIDGFYLHYADLFDATYWESVLQEVKEEELYLVGTFKAYDEKKLAAYLEAGFDSILNKPFYKIGTETFSNVDQPQDSLINLVQHTPNRITNYFDNDETVRFTRYAIEQNQHPGNRFKLAFSFLYTIPGTPFVYYGSEIAVDGAEPPTNRPLMNFQSDEELIEYIGKLATIRNNLPALSKGDFNVLYEQDGMMIFKRTFEGESILVAINNSTKTQKVRIQASEIADDKKLQGLLTGDTFSEENGEYEFILEREVSEIYEIKENTGFNIPLLSVFILVPTLFIGFLILARRKGKKVG
- a CDS encoding helix-turn-helix transcriptional regulator, with protein sequence MSYIEFFAPPFPTLIKGGYAIFEKGNKHFRRVFNVFDLIYVKEGELFLTEDEQAYSIRKGQYIMLVPGFEHYGHKGCKVKTEYIWFHFLIPTEYDLTESGLENWADMKVTEGDYVKPSLYRFCLPTYGEIENQVYIENLFEGLMDIDEQTPDFHLRQQLLFQEFLLHLQKEACNIPTAAEKVVEQTIAYIQSAYKEEMKMDDLAKAIHFHPDYITRCMQKIIGMTPNLYLNKHRMNVAKKLLATTESKISYISQEVGIVDTTYFSKLFKRLEGLSPLEYRKVIHRRRGRE
- a CDS encoding MATE family efflux transporter, coding for MSLTKQDRKITLFALTWPIFIEVMLHMLMGNADTLMLSQYSDDSVAAVGVSNQILFLLIVMFGFIATGTTILVAQYLGANNYKDAKEISSVSLSANLLFSLIISVVIVLTSEDILLLMNIPQELLPEATFYLQVVGGFSFIQALIMTAGAILKSYGYTKDTMYLTIGMNLLNIIGNYFFIFGPFGIPVLGVQGVAISTVTSRIVGLIVILVILKRRVHFTLSLKKIFALPGHHLKNLLRIGVPTAGEQFSYNTSQMMITVFITMLGTHALTTKIYTQNLMMLILLFSLAVSQGTQILIGYLIGAKEYDAAYKRCLSSLYAGVIISTVMAIIFTLFSKQLLGIFTTDERILETGAILILFTIILEPGRAFNMIIISSLRAAGDIKFPTYMGILSMWGISVPIAYVLGIHFELGLVGIWVAFIADEWFRGIIMLARWKSRIWERKQFATSKPLPAS
- a CDS encoding carotenoid biosynthesis protein, whose amino-acid sequence is MKLDENIFKLFVLWYVIGVVLLTFDLIPPYLEWANVVFLVLAGTIGGIYFTHTFGRKMGFSISIFVILFSIAAEHLGVEYGLLFGDYYYTSDFGPQILGVPVAIGFAWLLVIAGTHAITKVIIGETRFLSFTIVASLLTVLIDLIIDPVAFEVKHYWVWNAESFYYNVPMSNFIGWFVVGYFIHSVIYLVTMKQPIVYSKWHSRMVLVYFLVLAMFVLLAAIHTLWLAVLLTGSLALLTLFFYIRNRNEGTPA